A window of Pomacea canaliculata isolate SZHN2017 linkage group LG3, ASM307304v1, whole genome shotgun sequence contains these coding sequences:
- the LOC112560265 gene encoding proteolipid protein DM beta-like, with product MGGFFECVGRTPFGSLLAFLMVIVGVGVYCGTLYRALTLVIEGILNQLFGFSVTWLEIIRVMFVIIAVVMGLFAILLLIFGFLATGATRKNVYSGPRCIMGGRISAGFLIIISYLLCVGWIAIVCINLVAVVGYAATSAICSQEIYRHTAQELTDLHYCFNITRFGIYRNLSYSSTESIPGSETICEHSELRTLCDRVTEAGPLFCVAFGASVVIVFGMIQYLICLTANYTRIKISKELTEYRDAVEMEELEVNPSFIQKGPPPYLGDTHSSLS from the exons ATGG GAGGATTTTTTGAGTGCGTTGGGCGGACGCCCTTTGGGTCATTGCTGGCATTCTTGATGGTGATCGTCGGGGTTGGAGTGTATTGTGGAACACTATACAGGGCTCTCACCTTGGTCATTGAAGGCATTCTTAATCAGCTGTTTGGCTTCAGTGTTAcatg GCTGGAAATTATACGAGTCATGTTTGTCATCATAGCAGTTGTCATGGGCCTTTTTGCTATTCTTCTTCTCATCTTTGGCTTCCTGGCAACAGGAGCCACACGAAAAAATGTCTACTCAGGGCCCAGGTGCATTATGGGAGGCAGAATTTCTGCAGGATTT ttaaTCATCATATCCTACCTGCTATGTGTGGGGTGGATTGCAATCGTCTGCATCAACCTTGTGGCAGTGGTAGGTTATGCTGCTACTTCGGCCATCTGCTCGCAAGAGATCTACCGCCACACTGCTCAGGAGCTGACTGACCTTCACTATTGCTTTAACATCACCAGATTTG GTATTTATCGCAATCTCAGTTACTCCTCCACAGAAAGTATTCCAGGGTCAGAGACAATTTGTGAACACAGTGAGCTTCGGACTTTGTGCGACAGG GTGACTGAAGCAGGACCTTTGTTTTGTGTCGCCTTTGGAGCGTCTGTGGTCATTGTATTTGGAATG ATTCAATATCTGATCTGCCTGACTGCAAACTACACTCGCATCAAGATCTCCAAGGAACTGACTGAGTACAGAGATGCTGTGGAGATGGAGGAGCTAGAAGTCAATCCCAGCTTCATTCAGAAAGGCCCTCCACCCTATCTTGGTGATACGCATTCTTCTTTAAGCTAG